A DNA window from Hydra vulgaris chromosome 13, alternate assembly HydraT2T_AEP contains the following coding sequences:
- the LOC100205603 gene encoding RNA-binding protein MEX3B encodes MTEEENITILTRKIRNLTFNIRAKYFGMLCAAINNSSLGLSNSQTSRNKMLSTEDYYKQSEQRMKMENIFNYNNNNNTFLPHDTHLQESTSALLNDLNEFKTLTSQNNTGSLDEHRALQLALELSMLGLTNEDEINFADMRTKKSMNTTECVPVPSSEHVAEIVGRQGCKIKALRSKTNTYIKTPVRGEEPVFVVTGRKEDVHLAKREIMQAADHFSQIRASRRNSTSLSPIGPPSPTTPGHVTKQVRVPYRVVGLVVGPKGSTIKRIQQATNTYIVTPSRDKEPVFEVTGLPDNVDRAKREVEHHIALRTGGIFDPTHPETNEHLLNGYSSSLFSPTGSTNSGGFSSLLDHNLPGHPHQRAQSMDSYNYLSGQSSNSSKFSDLGGVSTVNSPFTNNSFLYDAVIPSPTADIDNLGQFDPAPGSPSPSIWPDMLRKGTLMNRTVGSQGYSHRSMSTSTYTNGERSSPAHLRRLMSEGGNESYSVPSISYSQYNGSSSNIPSSAHDILSNGDLKISSDGESGSSTPDWLVNKGKQCYVCKGKNVVAALVPCGHNLFCMECAEQVKEADGECPACHKKIEAVLRIFS; translated from the exons ATGACGGAGgaagaaaatataacaatacTAACAAGAAAAATCCGTAATTTAACTTTCAACATACGAGCTAAGTACTTCGGCATGTTATGTGCGGCTATCAACAATTCTAGTTTGGGTTTAAGCAATTCTCAAACTTCTCGAAACAAAATGTTAAGTACGGAAGACTATTATAAACAAAGCGAACAAAGAATGAAAATggagaatatttttaactataataataacaacaatacatTTTTGCCTCATGATACGCACCTGCAGGAAAGTACTTCGGcgcttttaaatgatttaaacgagtttaaaactttaaccaGCCAGAATAACACGGGAAGTTTAGACGAACACAGAGCTTTGCAACTTGCTTTAGAACTGTCTATGCTAGGTTTAACAAAtgaagatgaaataaattttgctGATATGCGaactaaaaaaagtatgaaCACAACAGAATGTGTACCCGTACCCAGCTCCGAGCACGTTGCTGAGATCGTTGGAAGGCAAG GGTGCAAAATAAAGGCTCTTCGCTCCAAAACCAACACTTATATTAAGACTCCAGTTCGTGGAGAGGAACCTGTTTTTGTTGTTACTGGCAGAAAAGAAGATGTCCATCTTGCTAAAAGAGAAATTATGCAAGCTGCTGATCATTTTAGTCAGATCAGAGCTTCTCGAAGAAATAGCACTTCTTTATCTCCAATTGGTCCTCCTTCACCAACAACTCCTGGGCATGTAACTAAACAAGTTCGAGTTCCTTATCGCGTTGTTGGATTAGTTGTGGGTCCTAAAGGATCTacaattaaaagaattcaaCAAGCTACTAATACTTATATAGTAACTCCATCTCGTGATAAAGAACCTGTGTTTGAAGTTACTGGACTTCCAGATAATGTTGATCGAGCTAAAAGGGAAGTGGAACATCATATTGCATTGAGGACTGGAGGAATTTTTGATCCAACCCATCCAGAAACAAATGAACATCTGTTGAACGGATATTCATCAAGTTTGTTTTCTCCAACCGGATCAACCAATAGCGGAGGTTTTTCTTCACTCTTAGATCATAATCTCCCTGGACATCCTCATCAACGAGCTCAGTCAATGGACTCTTATAACTATTTAAGTGGTCAATCTTCAAATTCATCAAAGTTTTCAGATCTTGGCGGTGTTTCAACTGTTAACAGTCCGTTTACCAATAATTCATTTCTTTATGATGCTGTTATCCCTTCACCAACAGCTGATATTGATAACCTAGGTCAGTTTGATCCAGCTCCTGGTTCACCATCACCAAGTATCTGGCCAGACATGTTGAGGAAAGGTACTCTAATGAATAG gactGTTGGTTCCCAAGGTTACTCTCACCGTTCTATGAGCACAAGTACATATACAAATGGAGAACGCTCTAGCCCTGCACATTTGCGACGATTAATGAGTGAGGGTGGAAATGAATCTTACTCGGTTCCTTCTATTTCTTACTCACAATATAATGGTTCAAGCTCAAATATTCCATCTTCAGCGCATGACATTCTTTCTAATGGTGACCTAAAAATATCTAGTGATGGAGAATCTGGGAGTTCGACTCCAGACTGGTTAGTAAATAAAGGTAAGCAGTGCTATGTTTGTAAAGGTAAAAATGTGGTTGCTGCATTAGTGCCATGTGGTCACAACTTGTTTTGCATGGAATGTGCTGAACAAGTCAAAGAAGCTGATGGAGAGTGTCCTGCTTGCCATAAAAAGATTGAAGCAGTATTGCGAATCTTTAGTTAA